In Symphalangus syndactylus isolate Jambi chromosome 9, NHGRI_mSymSyn1-v2.1_pri, whole genome shotgun sequence, the genomic stretch AATCTCCTTCCCCGATTCACTGAAATGGGAATGCAAAACCAATTCTGCAATGTCCAGAACGTCTACAAGGCCCGCAGGCTCCCTGTCCTCGCCGGCAGTGCTGGTGCCTGTCCTCATCTCCGGCTGTTTCCCCAGCACTCCATGGGCAAATGTCCCCCATGGGGCTCACCCCACAACCCCCAGCTGTCTTTAACACACTCTAAGGACCGTTTACCCCTCAATCAACAATGCGTGCCGGCTCTGGGCTGCTGGGAGGGACAGGCCTTCCCCAGAACACACAGCTCCACCTAACCCACCACACAGCCGAGAAGCAAAAGGCCTCAGGGCGGCCCTGATGATTCGTCAAAAGCCCCTGGGAGGAGGGGATGCGCTTCATACATGAACACAAACAACAGGCGTCCAGGCAGGGGTGACAAACCTTTTCTGTCAAGGggcaaataataaacattttccgCTTTGCGAGCCACACGGTCCCTGCCCTGCTGCAGCCACTCACCTCTGCCAGGCAGCAACAGCGAAGCCGCCAGACAGCGTGTGAACGCGCCTGGCTGCGCCCCAATCAAGCCACAGACGCTGCGGTCTGAATTTCACATCATTTTCATGTGAAACGCATTGTTCTTCTTTGGGATTATTTCCAACCACTTAAAAAGGTTAAAACCATTCTTAACTCCAAGTTCACACAAAGCCAGGTGACTGGCCAAAGCTGGCCCCAGGGCTGCAGTTTGCCAACCTCCGCTCTAGGTCCACCAACTCGAGTGACATCCACTTCTAACAGGCTCACAGCTCCTCTCCAGGGCCAGCAGTCACTGGACACCAACGGGAGAGGAAGTGGGGGGGCTGCCTCAAGTGCAGTCAGAGCACAGCGCGTGGCCGCATGACGGAGACACAGCCCCACAGGGCAGAAGAGAATCCAGGACACCTGGCAGCGGCAGCCAGCGGCCCGCCACATGGAGGCCTCTGCAGTGTCACTCAAGCAGAGGCTGGTGCCCACGCTTCTAATGACCCAAGCGAGCAAATCAGTACCGAGCGTCAGGGTACACTCAGAATGCTACAGGTTTAAGGATTTGGGAGAGTAACGTATACACTGCGAAAGTATTTCTATCAAAAATGCTTTAAAACCAAGAGttctcgagaccatcctgggctaacatggtgaaacaccgtctctactaaaaacacaaaatttagctgggcgtggtggcgggcacctgtagtcccagctactcgggaggcggaggcaggagaatggcatgaacctgggaggcagaggttgcagtgagccgagattgcgccactgcactccagcctgggcgacagcgagactccgtcgcaaaaaaaaaaaaaaaaaaattaataaaataaaataaaataataaaataaaataaaataaaaccaagagtTCTGGTCCTTTGCAAGGCAAACAGTCAGATGCCCAGAACTGTACGTTCCAGGGCTTTGGTGACACAGGTAGTGCCGCTCTCAGTCCTGTGTCACTTAGGCCTTCAATAAACACTAAGGGCTTGGTGCTAAGGAGCCAAACTGTGCAAGGGAACCACACTGCAGGGATGAGCACTGAGGCCGGACCAGGCAGGGCAGGGGTGCTCTGAGTAACTGTGCCCTCTGATGCCACCTAAGGTTTTCTATGTGTTAATCACCTttgcaaagaaaatgtattaagaAATAGTTTCTATCTTCTTAATTCCAAGTATCTCCTCTTACCCTGGCCATACTCAAAGAGACGACACCTGTCATCCCTGCTTTCCATCCGTAAGTGTTTCGTTTTCTCACGGAAAGGTCCGACGCCTTCCAGAGGCGGGCCACCAGAGAGAGGAAAGCCACCCTGGGCTCTCCGGAACTGGGCAACAGTCTCCAAGCTGGCGGCCCTGGGTAAGTGCAGTTCTGAATCTTTAACAAAGTCCTCTGATTTTCTTGaatgtctcttctttttcttcttcttttttttgtgtcTGTGGAGGTCAGCGTCAGAGCACGCTGCTGAGAGGTCTGAGTCCTGCTGATGCCTGCGGAAGGaaaagccagaattcaaacccctAAAACACAAAACCACCAGCAGCAGACCCTGGAGCTTGGCCTTTCCACCCATTCACTGAGAACATTCACTGTGCAAACAGGCACAATTCTTATCTAATTAACCacgtaggccaggcatggtggcgcacacctgtagtcccagctactcaggaggctgaggcagaaggatcactcgagcccaggaggttgaggctgcagtgaactacgactgcaacactgcactccagcctgggcaacagagcatgaccctgtctcaaaaatttaacaAGTTTGCCTTCACTGTAATGACTGTTTCAGTCCAGGGCCATAAATTCACCAACTTCAGCTCCATCCTGATCAGCCCCACCTCTGCTTCAGCTTTCTCAGGAACTAAGGTTGTTGGACAAACACTGCAGAGAGGATTCTGCTAGGTTTTCCCGAAACTGGTAGTTACTTGAAGGGAAAGGAAATACTAAGCCTCCTTCCCTCCCATGTGCCTGAGACACCTGGCAGCAATATTATTTTCCCCTCAACCACTGCCTATTTTCCATATGGCTTTTGGTAATCTTTCCCACGGTTTCAATTTCAAGAGATGTCAACTAAAATGTCTAATTCTGTTCCTGCTCATCCATCTCCTCATGGATAAGTCATTTTCAAGACAATCACCAACcaatttagctttttaaaaatacaaaaacaggccaaatgaggtggctcatgcctgtgatcccagtgctttgggatcgcttgagtctagggGTTTGAGAACAACGTGGGCAgcacagcgagatcctgtctttacaaaaataaaaaattagctgagggtggtagcacacgcctgtagtcccggctactccagaggctgagggctgaaacagaaatatcatttgagcccaggaagtcaaggctgcagtgagttatgatggcatcactgcactccagcctgggtgacagagcaacaccctgtctcttaaaaaatacagaaacaaatttCCCAATTGGATTTCAAGTTGAAAAATGGAGACAAAAACAAAGGCCAAGGAAACAAAAGTGTCTCAGATGCCTACGCTGGGCAGGCGGGCAGGCACAGGAGAAGTGCGCCTCCTGTTGTCTGCCTACCTCACAGCCACTGAATTTCAGGAAAATCTAACAGATATGAAAACATAACTACATCTGACAAGAATATTAACACCAATTCTAAGATCAAAGACTCTCAATTATTCACTGATGGAACACTGCATGCTTACTCCTGGAAGAATTATAAAGCATTCACCAAAAATGGCActaccattttgaaaaagaaggttGTTAGGCATTTAACGACACCATGAAATAAAGATACAGCTTAAAAGCAGGGCAAATTTTTACAAATCTGTAAAAATAGTGAAATCTCAAAACCTAcagaaatgaaagacacaaaTCAGACGGATACAACTGTGGCCTGGCTGGTCACTTGTTCCTGAGTCGTGTGAGAAGGGACAGGCCCCACTGCTGACAGCAGCGCCGGCACCTCGGGGAGCACAAGGCCCCCGGCTCACCTGGAGTCGCGGTCTCGGTGTTTgtctttggatttctttttcttctttgattttttgtgCTTCTTCGCTTTAGGCTCTTCTAGAGTATCCTTCTGTTCGCTCCTCCAGGCTTTCTTCTCAACATGACTGTCACTGTTTTCCACGCTGTCGTGTCTCCGTTTCCGGGACTTTCCATTTTCGTGTTCGTGAAACCGATCAGGGAGGTTACAGTTGTCTCCGGCTACCAGTGCAGTTCTGTCGTGGGAGAAGCGGTCGGGGTGCGGGGCGAGGGCGTGGGGCGCGCCTGCACGGGGGCTGCTGGGGCGGTGCCGCTCCCTCTCCCGGGCGGGCTCCCAGCTCCTACGGCCCCGGTTGTGGTCCTTGTGCTGCCGCTCGTGCTCGCGGCCGCCGTGGAAGGGCTTCCAGTCCTGGGCAGCGTACCGGGCGTACCTGTCATGGTAGTACCGGCACCTGTCCCAGCGCGGCCTGTCGGGGTAGAACTTCTCCCGGCCCCAGCCATGCTCGCACTCAGTATAGTGGTGTCTGACCCAGTCCGGCTCCGCTCCGCTCCGGTGTCGGGAGTGGTGGTGACTGTACCTGCCCAGAGAGCGGCGCTCGCCGGGGCTGAGCCTGTCGCTGTGGCCGGGGTGGTACTCCGGGGCGTGGCGGTCCTGACGGTCGCGCTCCCGTGTGCAGGTGCGGCGCCGCCGGTGACGGTGGCCCTCGGTGTTGCTCCTGGTGTCTCTGGCGAGCTCCCCGCTGGACGAGCGCTCCCTCCGGCTGCGGTAGTGGCCTCGGTCCACCTTTCTGAGGCTGCCGATTTTCTCCTTCACTGGGGAAGGGCCTAGGGCTTTCGGCGCCGCGGCGTCCTCGACCCTTTCGCCGGGGCTAGGCTCAGCGTCCCATTCCGGGTGACTGGCCGGGGCCACGTCCAACACAGGAGCTGGCGGTCCCTCTGCGGCCTCCGGCGCGCCCGAGCTCTGCGATGGGTCCGGAGCGTCCCGGGCGTGGTCCTCGCTGGGGTGAACAAGCAGTGGCTGCTCGCAAGGCTCCTCCGACCGCGCAGGCGGAGCCGGACTCAACCCCCCCGGGGCTTCCGCCAATGCCGAGTCCCGCGGGCCCTCCGCGATCATCCCCTTTGCGTCCTGGGGCAGCGGGCTCGCGTCGCCTGTTAAGCTCCCGGGATCACACAGGTCAGGGGGTGCTGTGTCCCCCGCGATGTCCTGGCCGGCGCTGGGCGGAGGCTCCTCGGGGGCGGCGGCCATGGCCTCCCAAGCGCCTTCTTTGGTAGCGGGGGTGCCGGGATCAGGGGGCGGCGGAGCCTTCTTAGTGCTGCTGAGGCTGGCGGCCGCATCTGGCTCCTCCAGGGATTCGGCGGCGGGGCTGCCAGGCTGGGGCTCGGCGTCGCGGTCCTCGGGAGGGTCCCTCTCTGCTCCAGGTGCACTGCAgcccccaaacaaacaaacacaccagTTAGCTTGGGCTTGACAGGCTCATGTCATTGCATTACAGGGACAAGTACTTCAAAACGTTCACTTGCTATTTCGTCTCTTTAAATACATCTCGCTGAAGCCCAATATTAGGCTAGTACTACTATCTCCGGAAACTCCCAATTTTGTCTTTcccttattaaataaaaataaaatgctgtatCATCAAGCCCAGCTCCTAGcctatttttcaaaacaataatCCTACAGTTCTAGGCTCTTCCTGTTTCTGGATATCCCTCTAGTTCTTccaattcctctttttttttggttttattttgttttttgagggacagtcccactctgttgcccaggctggagggcagtggtgtgatctcagctccctgcaacctccatctcctgggtgcaagcgattctcctgacccagcttcccaggtagctgggattacaggtgcccaccaccatgcccagctaatatctgtatttttagtagagacggggtttcactacaccttggccaagctggccttgaactcctgacctcaggtgatctgcccgcctcagcctcccaaagtgctgggattacaggcgtgagccaccgcgcctggctgcaaTTCCTCTAGTTCTTCCTAATAACTaagactaaagaaaaaaagtccagtGATGACAGGGCCTCCTCCTTTCCTCTGGACTCCCTTTCTCTGATTTCTCTTGGACCCTCAAAGGTAGAGCGGCCACCTCCAAACACTGCCAGCAGCTCCTCCAATTACTGACAAATTGTGAGGAATCAGAGGCTTTAGTAAAACGTTCTGCAGTAAATTAACTTTGTCCTTTGATTCCCGCAGAGCTTTCGATATGTCCTCAGGGTTAATAATGAAAGCTGCTGTGGCCTGGGCTTGTCTGCACAGCCACCTACCTCACCCTCATGCTACCTGGCCTAGGAAAGGCCACAGTGCACTCGCCGAGGGAGCGAGTGTCCAAGCTGGCCTATCCTTAGGCTGGGAATGAGTGTTCCCTGCCCGCAGGGTTCGCCCCATTCCGGTTTAATATCTAAGCCCTCCTAACAGAGGGCCTCAGTGAGGGCACTCCCACCCGCCAGGGGCCACTCTGGGGTTGCCACAGTGATGGGAGCCCCACCAGCACGAACAGCACCCCCACAGGTGAGTGAGTGCCAATGACCATGTGGGTAAAAGCTACAGGTGTGTCACTGGCACGGTTTTCACAGACACTGACGTTTCCAGGAAGGCACCTAGTATATAAATCTAGAGTCGCTCACGCTGTGATTTGATCAGAACTTCACCAGAAGTTGTTTGCCATGAGAACATCACTTCCTGATGACGAACCCGCGCCTGGCACCGAGTATGGTGACATCCGGCCGCACTCTGAGCTGTCACTCACAGCCAACCTGTGCAGAGATGTAAGTACCGCCCGCACACAGCCTCTCGCCACGGGGCCGTCCTGCCTGCTTCTTTGCGTGGTGAAGCCACTGTCACTGCATGACAAATTCCTTTCCTCTTACTCTTGACTAACATTACATTTACATTCTTGACTAacattacatgattttttttttaattgtggggCAGGTTTTATTATCTATAATTTCAGAATCCTTGAAGGGCCTTTACAAAGTACAGTCATGTACCTCATACATAcggtcaacaacagaccacacATGATGGCAGTCCATAAGATCACAACAGAGCTGAAAAATCCCTGTCACCCTAACTGTCCTAACATCCTAGTGACGGCGGTCCATAAGATCACAACAGAGCTGAAAACTCCCGTCACTGTAACAGTCCAAGGGCAACACGTGACTCATGagtgtggtgatgctggtgtaagcaAACCCACTGCACTCCCAGTCCCATGGAAGTCTAGCACATACGATTACTACATAATGCATGACAATGgcatgctggccaggcatggtggctcacgcctggaatcccagcactttgggaggccacagcaggtggATGagttgaggttaggagtttgagaccagcctgaccaacatggtgaaaccctgtctctactaaaaatacaaaaaaaaaaaaaaattaactgggttgggtggcgcatgcctgtagtcccagctactcaggaggctgagtcaggaaaatcgcttgaacccaggaggcggaggctgcagtgagccgaggcgacagagagagactccagcctgagcgacagagagagactccatctcaaaaacaaaaaaaaatgactgttactggcttatgtatttactaACTGtactttttatgattattttagaGTGTGCTCTTTCTTCTTACAAAACGTAAcgtaactgtaaaacagcctcaggcaggtccttcaggaggtctcCAGGAGGCACTGTtgtcacaggagatgacagctccatgggtGTTACTGCCCCCCTGAGACCTTCCCGTGGGGcaggatgtggaggtggaagtcAATGATACAGATGACACTGACCCTGTGACCctgggctaatgtgtgtgtttgtgtcttcgcaaaaaaagttttaaaatttaaaagtagaaaaaagcttATCAATATGGATATAAAGAACTTATTtttgtagctgggtgtggtggtgcacgcctgtagacccagctactcatgaagctgaggcaggagaattgcttgaacccaggaggcagagactgcagtgagctgagatcgcaccactgtattccagcctggtgacacagcgagactctgtctcaaacaaacaaaagaagttaTTTTTGCACAGCTGtataatgtttgtgttttaagctaagtgttattataaaagagtcaaacaatttaaaattaaaagtttataaagtaaaaaagttacagtaagctaaggtgtGTTTACTATTgaagaaatcaattttttaaacaaattgagTGTAGCCCAAGTGTGCAGTGCTTCTagagtctacagtagtgtactgTCTCAGGCCTCCACATTCACTCAGCGCTCACCCAGAGCACCCTCCAGTCCTgccagctccattcatggtaagtgccctgtgCAGGTGTGCCAGTTttccttttataccatatttttactgtcccttttctatgtttagatacacaaataccactgtgttacagCTGCCTACGGGATCCAGTGCAGTCACAGGCTGTGCAGGTTTGTGGCCTAGGAGCCGCAGGCCACACCATCTAGGTCTGTGTGACACACTGTGGTGCTGGCATGACAACCACATCCCCaaacgatgcatttctcagaatgcatccctGTTGTGGATGGACGGATGACTGTATGTGCTTCTTGACAGGACCGAGAGCCCTGGCCTAGACCCTCAGCACACCCTCACATCATCACTCCTCATGagaaagatgaaatgagatggcACTTGAAGGCGCGCCAGTAACCAGAGAGAGGTGGCCACGCAAGAGGAGAAACAGCATGGTGAGCACATCAAGTTTCCGTGGACTCAGTCCTGTATGCCACATTTTTTCTTTACTCTTCTAAAAGGCAAATTAATAAATCCTATACATTATAATTCAAATCATTCTAGGATTCAAAATGTTCACTATAAAATTTCTACAGCATTCCAATACTGACACATCTGGAGGCTACTGGATTTCCTACTATGCTGCCACACGTGCCTCAGATTTACTCTTACGTACCTCATTTCATCCGTCGAGCCTTTCAGTTTGTTGCTAAGCTTGAAGGTCTCTAAGATTTTGTCTTCTGGGAGAGACGGCAAAGGAGCAGGCATCaactgcaataaaaacaaaaatatttcagtttaaGTCGCCAGCTCCACGCCTCCTGAAATCCAGCCAAGGGAACCACCACAAACGAGGCTGAAGACCCTGATGTGCACTCACCTTTCCAGGAAGACCGTTTGCCTTCGCAAAGGGATTTTCTGAGTGCAGGGCAGGCTGGCCTTGGCAGCTGGCACCATCAGGCGGCAGGCCGTTTTCTTTTGGGTCACTGTCGCTGTCTGCACTATTAGCACCGTTTAGGGTCATGGGTTCTTGGAGCTCGTGCGGAGCTGCCTCATCTTCGGCATCTTGGCCGGGAGAGGGGGAGCTCACAATCGCACCAATCCCATTCTCCTTGCCCAGTCCCTTCGACTCCTCGTCAGAGTCCTCAGAGGACTCGGCGCCATAGGGGACCAGCACGCTGGAGTTCAGCTTGGATTTGCCATTCATCACGGGCTGGGAGCAGGATTCACTGTGGGGGATCGGTTTTGTTACTTTACTAGAAACTGACATCGTAGATGCGTTCGAGGTAGACTGTACTGCAGAATTGGTAATGGTAGAAGAGGGAACGGGCTTGGTAGGGTTCTCCAAAGAATTGCTATGAAGGTTAGGCTGAGACTGACACTGGCGAACAGGCAACTTG encodes the following:
- the USP42 gene encoding ubiquitin carboxyl-terminal hydrolase 42 isoform X4 — protein: MTIVDKASESSDPSAYQNQPGSSEAVSPGDMDAGSASWGAVSSLNDVSNHTLSLGPVPGAVVYSSSSVPDKSKPSPQKDQALGDGIAPPQKVLFPSEKICLKWQQTHRVGAGLQNLGNTCFANAALQCLTYTPPLANYMLSHEHSKTCHAEGFCMMCTMQAHITQALSNPGDVIKPMFVINEMRRIARHFRFGNQEDAHEFLQYTVDAMQKACLNGSNKLDRHTQATTLVCQIFGGYLRSRVKCLNCKGVSDTFDPYLDITLEIKAAQSVNKALEQFVKPEQLDGENSYKCSKCKKMVPASKRFTIHRSSNVLTLSLKRFANFTGGKIAKDVKYPEYLDIRPYMSQPNGEPIVYVLYAVLVHTGFNCHAGHYFCYIKASNGLWYQMNDSIVSTSDIRSVLSQQAYVLFYIRSHDVKNGGELTHPTHSPGQSSPRPVISQRVVTNKQAAPGFIGPQLPSHMIKNPPHLNGTGPLKDTPSSSMSSPNGNSSVNRANPVNASASVQNCESCSQPVMNGKSKLNSSVLVPYGAESSEDSDEESKGLGKENGIGAIVSSPSPGQDAEDEAAPHELQEPMTLNGANSADSDSDPKENGLPPDGASCQGQPALHSENPFAKANGLPGKLMPAPLPSLPEDKILETFKLSNKLKGSTDEMSAPGAERDPPEDRDAEPQPGSPAAESLEEPDAAASLSSTKKAPPPPDPGTPATKEGAWEAMAAAPEEPPPSAGQDIAGDTAPPDLCDPGSLTGDASPLPQDAKGMIAEGPRDSALAEAPGGLSPAPPARSEEPCEQPLLVHPSEDHARDAPDPSQSSGAPEAAEGPPAPVLDVAPASHPEWDAEPSPGERVEDAAAPKALGPSPVKEKIGSLRKVDRGHYRSRRERSSSGELARDTRSNTEGHRHRRRRTCTRERDRQDRHAPEYHPGHSDRLSPGERRSLGRYSHHHSRHRSGAEPDWVRHHYTECEHGWGREKFYPDRPRWDRCRYYHDRYARYAAQDWKPFHGGREHERQHKDHNRGRRSWEPARERERHRPSSPRAGAPHALAPHPDRFSHDRTALVAGDNCNLPDRFHEHENGKSRKRRHDSVENSDSHVEKKAWRSEQKDTLEEPKAKKHKKSKKKKKSKDKHRDRDSRHQQDSDLSAACSDADLHRHKKKKKKKKRHSRKSEDFVKDSELHLPRAASLETVAQFRRAQGGFPLSGGPPLEGVGPFREKTKHLRMESRDDRCRLFEYGQGDLKLSLKTKNSLVTIQRVQQKPSPSQLKL